One window of Camelina sativa cultivar DH55 chromosome 4, Cs, whole genome shotgun sequence genomic DNA carries:
- the LOC104781097 gene encoding transcription repressor OFP6-like produces MAAKSKKKKILKTVSVVDISCGNCIKPTLFSFLNLFSKKPKPPSSSSYRHYHSSSISSATPSSTPLSTAAVAVEKDSDDPYLDFRQSMLQMILENHIYTKDELRELLQCFLSINSHYHHGIIVRAFSEIWEDVSSAAASAVQASPLVTRHVSRASRDYYNNYY; encoded by the coding sequence ATGGCGgcaaaaagcaagaaaaagaagatccTGAAGACTGTCTCCGTTGTCGACATAAGCTGCGGTAACTGTATAAAACCAACCTTGTTCTCTTTTCTCAACCTTTTCTCCAAAAAGCCCAAACCTCCCAGCTCCTCTAGCTACCGTCACTACCACTCCTCCTCCATCTCATCCGCCACACCCTCCTCCACGCCTCTGTCCACCGCTGCCGTCGCCGTCGAGAAAGATTCCGACGATCCTTACCTTGATTTCCGGCAGTCTATGCTTCAAATGATACTAGAGAACCATATTTATACAAAAGACGAACTCAGAGAGCTTCTCCAGTGTTTCCTCAGCATCAACTCGCACTATCATCACGGCATCATCGTCCGTGCCTTCTCGGAGATATGGGAAGACGTTTCCTCCGCCGCCGCTTCCGCCGTCCAAGCGTCCCCTCTCGTCACCCGTCACGTGTCACGTGCCTCACGTGATTACTATAATAACTATTACTAg
- the LOC109132525 gene encoding uncharacterized protein LOC109132525, whose protein sequence is MDRVMSQSSGSDANSGRRSGGPICNCGKAIIVVKSWTNDNPGRRFYKCAVHGFFGWADEEKPCGWQKISLLEARDELRHQKDEIKLLKESLKAMNEHGLSGATTTMHTGLVNKYEQEKNHLENEVMAATEREIMLRQFIVLSWRGFIVVIGMILGLGK, encoded by the coding sequence ATGGATCGAGTGATGAGTCAAAGTTCTGGGTCTGATGCAAATTCAGGGAGACGTTCTGGGGGTCCTATCTGCAATTGTGGAAAAGCGATTATTGTTGTAAAATCGTGGACAAACGATAATCCAGGAAGAAGATTCTACAAATGTGCTGTTCATGGGTTCTTTGGTTGGGCAGATGAAGAAAAGCCGTGTGGTTGGCAGAAGATTAGCTTATTAGAAGCAAGAGATGAGCTTCGTCATCAGAAAGATGAAATCAAACTGCTTAAGGAATCTCTAAAAGCCATGAATGAACATGGTCTGAGTGGTGCGACGACGACGATGCATACTGGGTTAGTAAACAAATACGAGCAAGAGAAGAATCATCTTGAAAATGAAGTTATGGCAGCTACTGAGAGAGAGATAATGCTCCGACAGTTCATCGTGTTGTCTTGGAGAGGGTTCATTGTAGTAATTGGGATGATACTAGGATTGGGAAAGTAG
- the LOC104781094 gene encoding probable aspartyl protease At4g16563 — protein MSSSPLFFLFLIFFLSIVSAVKLPLSPFSHSDHSLPKDPYLSLRRLADSSIARAYKLKHGTSVKPDEDALSSASTASAATVVKSPLSAKSYGGYSVSLSFGTPSQTIPFVFDTGSSLVWFPCTSRYLCSGCGFSGLDPTRIPRFIPKNSSSSRVIGCQNPKCQFLYGANLKCRGCDPNTRNCTVLCPPYILQYGLGSTAGVLLSETLDFPDLTVPNFVVGCSILSTRQPAGIAGFGRGPESLPSQMKLKRFSHCLVSRRYDDTNVTTNLDLDTGSGHNSGSKTPGLSYTPFRKNPKVSNAAFLEYYYLNLRRIYVGKKQVKIPYKFLVPGRNGNGGSIVDSGSTFTFMERPVFSPVAEEFAAQLSNYTREKDVEKVTGLGPCFNIAGKGDVEIPELIFVFKGGAKMELPLANFFTFVGSTDTVCLTVVSDNTVNPSGGTGPAIILGSFQQQNYLVEYDLENDRFGFAKKRCSP, from the coding sequence atgtcttcttctcctctcttcttcttgttccttatcttcttcctctccatcgTCTCCGCCGTCAAATTAcctctctctcccttctcccACTCCGACCACTCACTTCCTAAAGACCCTTACCTCTCCCTCCGCCGCCTCGCCGACTCATCGATAGCTAGAGCTTATAAGCTCAAACATGGCACATCCGTTAAACCCGACGAAGACGCTCTCTCCTCCGCCTCCACAGCCTCCGCCGCAACCGTCGTGAAATCCCCACTTTCTGCTAAAAGCTACGGCGGATACTCAGTCTCCCTGAGCTTCGGCACGCCGTCTCAAACAATCCCGTTCGTTTTCGATACCGGAAGCAGTCTCGTTTGGTTCCCTTGTACCTCGAGGTACCTCTGCTCCGGCTGCGGTTTCTCGGGTTTGGATCCGACCCGAATCCCTAGATTCATCCCCAAGAACTCTTCCTCTTCCCGGGTCATCGGGTGTCAGAATCCGAAATGCCAGTTTCTATACGGAGCCAATCTCAAATGCAGAGGATGCGACCCGAATACCCGAAACTGCACCGTCCTTTGTCCGCCGTACATTCTCCAATACGGATTAGGATCAACGGCTGGAGTTTTATTATCCGAAACACTTGATTTCCCGGATCTAACCGTACCCAATTTCGTAGTCGGATGCTCAATTCTCTCGACCCGACAACCCGCTGGCATCGCCGGGTTTGGACGAGGACCCGAGTCGCTTCCTTCTCAGATGAAACTCAAAAGATTCTCTCACTGTTTGGTTTCTCGCCGGTACGACGACACCAACGTAACCACAAATCTTGATCTCGATACCGGGTCGGGTCATAACTCCGGGTCGAAAACCCCGGGTCTTAGCTACACGCCGTTTCGGAAAAACCCCAAAGTCTCAAACGCAGCGTTTCTCGAGTACTACTACCTCAATCTCCGGCGAATCTACGTCGGGAAGAAGCAGGTGAAGATCCCGTACAAGTTTCTCGTGCCGGGAAGAAACGGTAACGGAGGATCCATCGTTGATTCCGGATCCACATTCACGTTCATGGAGCGACCCGTGTTTAGCCCCGTCGCCGAAGAATTCGCGGCGCAGTTGTCGAACTACACACGCGAAAAAGACGTGGAGAAGGTCACCGGACTCGGACCGTGTTTTAACATCGCCGGGAAAGGAGACGTGGAGATCCCGGAGctgatttttgtgtttaaagGTGGAGCGAAGATGGAGTTGCCGTTAGCTAATTTCTTCACGTTCGTTGGGAGCACTGATACTGTTTGTCTCACGGTGGTTTCCGATAACACTGTGAATCCCTCCGGCGGGACTGGTCCGGCGATTATACTGGGGAGTTTTCAGCAGCAGAACTATTTGGTTGAATACGATTTGGAGAATGACAGGTTTGGGTTCGCCAAGAAGAGGTGTAGCCCTTGA
- the LOC104781095 gene encoding uncharacterized protein LOC104781095, translating into MEAENLMNLSLLHRRNVSQNLDLELVSAVNKSSDDPLPYYTSLKDLLPSSSTTVDSPAVTYAASGPTIRIRNRLVKQAACAYLQPSTPTPSSNPSFLRRVSSSFIRLFSALFDSLLRMFPSPRKIFRA; encoded by the coding sequence atgGAGGCTGAGAATTTGATGAACCTTTCTCTTCTCCATCGTAGAAACGTTTCACAAAACCTAGACTTAGAGCTCGTCTCTGCTGTTAACAAATCCTCAGATGATCCTCTCCCATATTACACCTCCCTCAAAGATCTTCTCCCATCCTCCTCTACCACCGTCGATTCCCCTGCCGTCACCTATGCTGCATCAGGTCCCACCATCAGGATCCGCAACCGTCTTGTAAAGCAAGCCGCTTGTGCTTACCTTCAGCCTTCTACTCCAACTCCCTCCTCCAACCCTTCGTTCCTCCGCCGTGTCTCCTCCTCTTTCATCCGCCTCTTCTCCGCCTTATTTGATTCACTCCTCCGCATGTTCCCATCTCCTCGGAAAATTTTTAGAGCTTAG
- the LOC104781096 gene encoding putative F-box protein At3g52320: protein MRSKADELDRPRKRRRVMVRPDSNKSCGFENLTEDLLMEILVKLSAKEMTRSMCVSQLWYNVISSRYFTNLFLESPSSSKPPRLLLSLVDHEDQRKYAFLSTSSSSSPQHDQSASVIDQDLDMPGLRGYFVNALRGLLCVRLGRKLRICNLTTKQRVTLPIITSTLLAEPNNDNNIWSFFGHESVYDEYKVLSIVWDVSKEDGIVRCEHQVLVLGPGASWRSPYTTSTIPPHRPFSQGISINGVLYYGAWTDANRCVVVSFDLISEEFSLIELPIKAGIVWHTYRSNIVNYQGKLAVFDYSQLASNATVDLWVMEDEGKMNWSNKTLVFPLSSINFVQGERLGILGTGRCSEIRLAKTNLLSFQPRPFVIYDLNRNQITRSFEISRPPYLCFLGINKGFQTNFWEDDIESILYLET, encoded by the coding sequence atgaggtcGAAGGCTGATGAATTGGACAGaccgagaaagagaagaagagtcatGGTCAGGCCCGATTCTAACAAGTCATGCGGGTTTGAGAATCTCACTGAGGATCTATTGATGGAGATACTGGTGAAGTTATCGGCGAAAGAGATGACGAGGTCGATGTGCGTGTCACAGCTCTGGTATAACGTAATCTCCTCCCGCTACTTTACCAACCTTTTCCTTGAATCACCATCATCCTCGAAACCACCACGTTTGCTCCTCTCTCTTGTGGACCATGAAGACCAGCGCAAGTATGCATTCCtctcaacatcatcatcatcatcgccgcAGCATGATCAGTCTGCCTCTGTAATAGACCAAGATCTGGACATGCCCGGACTCCGAGGCTACTTCGTGAATGCTCTTCGTGGCTTGCTCTGTGTCAGACTTGGGAGAAAATTGCGAATCTGTAACCTCACCACCAAGCAGCGCGTGACTTTGCCCATCATAACATCAACACTTTTGGCTGAACCTAATAATGACAACAATATTTGGAGCTTTTTTGGGCACGAATCTGTTTATGATGAATACAAAGTGCTGAGCATAGTTTGGGATGTGAGCAAGGAAGACGGGATAGTTAGATGTGAGCATCAGGTGTTGGTACTTGGTCCTGGAGCTTCTTGGAGAAGCCCTTATACTACTAGTACCATTCCTCCTCATCGTCCTTTCTCACAAGGTATCTCCATCAACGGTGTTTTGTACTACGGAGCTTGGACTGATGCAAATAGATGTGTGGTTGTGAGTTTTGACTTGATTTCTGAAGAGTTCAGTTTGATTGAATTACCCATTAAGGCTGGCATAGTCTGGCATACATATCGCTCTAACATTGTCAACTACCAAGGCAAGTTAGCTGTTTTTGATTACTCCCAACTTGCGTCTAATGCAACTGTGGACCTGTGGGTTATGGAGGATGAGGGGAAGATGAATTGGTCTAACAAGACTCTGGTCTTCCCCCTTTCCAGTATCAATTTTGTCCAAGGCGAGAGGTTGGGGATCCTAGGGACTGGCCGTTGCAGTGAGATTAGGCTGGCAAAGAcaaatctcttatcttttcAACCGAGACCTTTTGTCATTTATGATTTGAACAGGAACCAAATAACAAGAAGCTTTGAAATAAGTCGACCACCATATCTTTGCTTTTTGGGAATAAACAAGGGTTTTCAAACCAATTTCTGGGAGGATGATATTGAGAGCATTTTGTATTTGGAGACCTAA